The nucleotide window gataaaaattaaaacatttgttttatGATATTAGTCTTGTAACAGtctgttgtttgaaatgaagaacATTACGTTAAAGTTCTTACTTGATACGACGTGAATGTACGGCAAGTAGGAAGAGAATCTGAAAATACATGAATTTACGTCAgcggtcgcgaatgtgttaaaactagaactaccgagcaattaaagtgacttgtttcctattttttatcaaaattacaatgatacatttcttgagatttgaaggGTCTCCTATTCTTGTGTCTGTACAAAtgcataaattcaatttaaaatctctCGCAAGAATgtctttataatttaaatacttgcgaaataaaaattctgaaatggtcAGTTTGATCCatccagtagttctagtgttaacactaggtatattttataaacgttatttggtaaatatttacatcgagtttgattgacgcaattacacaaatatgtatcccaattgtctatttttaaacctgtATTTCCTAAGACCTgaacaaacgaacatcaattcctctagaaacaatagaataaactgtacaataaatgtctgaaaATATAGTGTTAACATTtgaaccccttggcctatgatttctttcaaaactgtgcttgataaaccTACTTGATTGTTAAtagttcattagaaaaagaagacTATTTGATACTTATTCCATATCTGCGTTTACTCCAAAGACTAACGATTGGTAATAGAGAGcttatatttaatgtatattcagaaaaagtaaataacatttagatttgtcaaatttaatttgaaatttttatcacaagtctaacacgatattatagagcaaagggttaactgggtATTTTCCAAACGATTCAAGACGAATTCAATTAAACCTAGATAACTAGTCTACCAACTTTTGCAAACTTTTGGGAATTCAAATTCGGAAGCGCACCTTTAACCCTGCAAAGACTGAAACCGTTAATTTTAAACGCTTTCCTATTTTGTAATTagaatctaaaaatatattacattaacattctaacattcattaatattaatgaacattctaactaccgaacagtcgaattggttttttttaaatatctctgtagaaactctgaAAGTGGATGTATTGAGACTTCAaccgatttgcaattcagtttgcgtattggtaaatccATTTCTTCAGTCATTTCTTAGAGAAGcatctattattttttcaataattgcacaagaaaaatttagaaataggtTATTTTgaaccgtctggtagttttagtgttaaatcgtactattttgtttgaaataaatagaagaaatataaaagtatatgtgCATGTCTCTAATTCGTAGTCTACGAGTCGAATGTTTAGGTACAGAGTAACACTGATTGCAGTTTAGATATCTAGAATTAATATAGTGAATATTAGAAAAGTATACACTTCAATATTGCATGGTTCGTGTtggcaaaataaaaatatcgcgATTTGATGAAATACgattatttatcaaatgaacACAATAGCGAAGAACTATTGAGAAATGAAACTAAACTTGGATGATGTATTAACTCGTCATCCCcagtaaaaagattaatatcttGACTGCCAAACAAACATTCATCAAAACTCCTATGTAGTCGAAACAGTTTCcctaacactaaaattaccgcaCCCGTTAAAATGGCAGATTTCAGTTTTTTTacttcgcagttattgatatcttaaaactgttaaatatccaaaatgatcttaaaataaatattttcatttgaatactatattaaatgtataaggaaatcgaaagaaatctattgttacaatttttataaagatgacattaattatattaaacactcggtagtttcagtgctaataattgaattgatttattgcagatGCATAGAATTATAAACAAAACGCCACTTTTAGTCGATTTAAATCCAGAACCATTGTTTTACTGtttcataaaactaataactagactgtggatcttcatgcaaattctTAAGatcataattagaaaaataatttttaaaaaaattttaaatcacacaaattttaaataaattatgtttagTGTTCACTTAGTACAATTAGCGACACTGAGACGATATCCAATTTTTTAGACATTCGCGGaacataagaaaaaattaattttttcattataataaataatcaaaataaaatttcaataataattaataaaataccgaAGCCGAGGATCCtaacgaatatttatacaaatagtcgatacattattaattaaaaaatacaataaactgacattaattatattgtgttgaccttgaaatttcattaaatgacAATATAAGAAAAATCGAAACAGCTTATTAAATGTCTTTCCATCATGTCGAACAATTcttatctgaaatatttttccacgtcttcactaattaagaaattattcgacATGAATAAAACGGgcatactgtataaaacttcataaatatTCCTTATACATGTACAGACAGATCAAAgtttcaaatcaaattattctttaatttattaaaaagagaatttGTCTACTTTTGGCCATTCAAAACAGATTAaatgtttaatcattttctttaatagattttatgacaaataatattataattacatcatTATTAGTAATTGATTTCCGATTTTTCCCAATTTAATGAGCATCGTTGatattcttctttatttgtgagacttatttttgtttaataatttcattatttgtattttaataacaatcttatcttattatcatttatttaaattttaatgtatcgaacttattatttcttaattgccTATTATCAActgttttattcagtttattttaaaaaaataatattacgtaCCATACatcttacaaaatttatttaaagctaAATCTTTTAACAAATTAAGATCACTTGCTTCTATTTACAAAGACAAAGCGTATTACCTGCACATCTAAAAtttaacgaataatttaatataaaaaaaaattgctcaaaaatttttaataatattttacacattttttgaTACTTTGATCAGTATtggtatttataattcaattattcatgttGTAAtgtaaagaatttcatttttttaaatattacatgatattttataaatcaagaaatccaattgttattatttaagaaaaattggtTATCGATATAGAAGAAtccattcaaataaaatgtattaaaacttaATAACAATCGCCATTTGTATTCTACGCACGCGCCATCTACGTCCCATTAAATATTATGCATATTTCAAAAATGCCaagaaaattttgtaaatataaggtttacaaaattttaaagacatttttaataaaaaatctgagacagtattttatttgtttaacttACTTAGAtaagtttcaaaataattataagattacGGTCTATACTTATCAtttgtgatttttgtaaatGTACAGTTCGAGCTGCTTAGCAGGAACATTATTGTCATTGGTTGTCTTTTGTCAAAAatactatttcattttacaataattaaccAGTAATGAAGCAATTCTAATTAGCATAAGTCTATTATCTCAAATATAAGTTTCATTATTACTTTTTTCATATCCTAAATACgcagatttaaaattaataatttgtatatactCACCTTCCATATTACTATACATATTGTTTGTGTAATAACTATTCTAAATTCTATGAACTCGAATATTTCTACCTGCATAActtctgtttaatatttttcttatgcactcaatttcttttttaactgtacaatacaattattaaatattaactttctttatttaataacatgtttttatattaaaaacttttattgtACCATATTCAGCAAACTTAAGATGAATACAGAACAATTTTCTCCAGTTAATGGTAAGTAACCAAAaccttttcttttaatttatctatcacttattttttaatgtaaatgtacACTTAAAggtatagaaataattttttattgaaatcattctttaatataaaagtgtttctaaaataaaaataaattcatgtttcaaattatatttgtgTTACAGAAATTCAATCAAAAAAACCAATGCAGGGAAAGAACTTAGTAGGTGCAGCTCGACATATACGTGATTTAGCTGCGGATATCCATGCAAGTATACAACAGTGGAATGCAACTCATTTACAAGgaataacattattaaaagatataacGCGAGAAAAACAGAATTCATCTTATTCTCAGCTTCTACAAGAATTATGTGACAAATTAGAATCCATTTGCAATACATTGGTAATGATTGTATTAGATATATAATCTTAGATTTAAAATATGTAAGATATTAACAGATTTCTTTTCAGGATTCTGtcgtaaaaaattttattcaaattgcacaccaaataaaattaacaacatCCTTAGAAAAAGATACGGATAAGTTATTTACAACATGGCCTATTACTAAATTTGgtagatataatattattttaaggaCAAatcatctatttatttttaaaaagactAATTAAgatcattttcaaacattttcgatAGGTCAAATAGCAGAGGTAATACATACAATGTATTCTGAAGAGGCTAAGATGAAACGTAAAGTCTTTGAAGATATAGCTCATCAGTATACAGAATCCTTGAAAATGTTATATCTTGCTACATGGGTACATCAACCGTTGTTACCGGAAAGTCTAATAATATGTTTGGAATCATTATTGATAGAAACTGGACATAGATAGTTGTAGTTATTGTTGGTACATATCTTGGTAAGTatttttgtaactttaaaaCTGATTTGAAGTTTATAATTAACTTTTTGTACACAATAACTTGcaactattgaaataaaacaaacattaatagaatgttcatttatttgtGGCTTTTGAAATACCATCTGTATAGTttcacaaaaaagaaaaagaaaatatggaattattacatatatatatactcagAATCCAAAGCGCGCTATGAAATTGTTTACAATTGGTACCTGAGATCACAAAGAAATACAGATATAGACAAGTACAAATGTGCTATATTTTCTTTGCAAATGCAGATTCTAAAGAATGTATCATAGATACAAGGAACCAAACCTGCaaagttaatatatttcatagttaGTTATAATTAATCTAGTAGTTACTAGTGCCATTAACGTTTAATCATATCAATAACTTCTTATACacgtataatacatatttacagataaatacaaaattaataatatccaCTGTACATAAATGCTATAACAACGTGGATGGAATTATCTTATTGATGTTTAAAGTATTCTTAATGCAGTATTTGTATAAAAGCTGTAAGCAATCCACCTGAATTCATAAATAGTTGctttaaactttcaaaattatcgcatttttattctacaatattttcttttacagctgtaacgaaattattgatacaatataaattaattttttttcttattcatcGATGAATAGAATCACGTTAGAGATATTGtcctattaaaaaaaaaagattatttgcaattataaatttagaaagtaCATTGCGAAATAATTTGTGCATGATCATTTTTGTAGCACTGTAACTAAAGTCAAGATAATGTATACGTAACTGACAGTATAATTAATATCTATgcaaaattacatttacaaaaaacttctatatttatatttttataatgtttaagtTATAGTTCTAGCAAGTCTAACTTCTTACTTTCTGCCTCGTTTACGTATGACTTAAGTTTTTTTCAGGAGACTGCTCTAAAACTGTAACTATTAATTGCATTATGTGTACGATTATAAAGACTGTTTaccaaaaatgaaaaattctgatGTGTAGTAGTAACATCTTTTTTTATGTTGAAATTTATTCGACAAAGTAAAGCTTCTTTAAAGACAACATCAATGCTTTTGTTATTGAAGTTGTAATCTTCTTGCATAagacatatattatataaaataaatataacagaaaCAGTCTTATGTACATACACATACCAGAATATTagacattatattattttaatattgatattgttcATTCAAATATGgaagttatattatattgattatGATACTgtcaaaaattctataaaaaaatatctacaCCATTGTGTAATTATATGCATACatatacaatttcaaataattgtataataaattcagtATCTTTATACactatacatattattttaatttgtttaggaACATTTTGCACACAATCATCCAAGAATCAACTTCTAGTATTTCTATTGAATTCTTCACTTAATGCATCAAAATCGAGTTCCGTATCTAAATTTGAGTTATtagatatcaaattattttccaatatattatcgggcataatattttttaatcgttcAGATACTAGTTCGTCAACTAAATTTGATTGATCAACTAAATGCAATTGTTCGACCAACTTTTcgtcaattaataaatttttatctatcACTCcacttgtatttaaaatatctaaGTGTGCAATGTGATCGTATTGAGCTATTTTAGACATATCTAAATTTTCTGCACTGCCAAATATACTAGTATCacaattattggaaattattgGTACTGTATCTTGCAAAATTGGTATACTATCTGAAATCTTACAACCAGAAGTAGCAGACATTATTTTACAAGAACCTGTATCTAATGGAGCTGATTGAGTTTTAGCACAATTTATATCTGAAGATGTGATGGGAATTATTTTAGATACTAATTTCTGAAAACCTTTTGCAAAGTTTTGAGATCCATTTTCCAAATTACTTAACCCATTTTGtatcttttcaaaattttgggTATCTTGTTTCGAATAAGCTCCCATAGGACTGTTTTCTAATTTAACAAAAACTTGTTCTGTTGACTCCAGTTTTATGAAAGCTTCTTCTATATGCTCTAACTTAGACTGTTCGAAGTTATCTTCGACCTTACAGAAAGCTGTTGATCCTAGACCGTTTCctaattttgtgaaattttctttatgggACTCCGCTTTTTGATAACTTGAAACTTTTGGTGAAGTAATATCCACTTTTTGGAATCCAGGAGTATCTGAAATTTGACTTTGAATCTCTGGATTCGAAATTAACAATTTTGACACAGTGTTAGATTTATTATTCTCTGTACTATTTACAGGACTGGGATTTCTTCTCATCAGTGTTAAAGCTGATAGCACTTCTGGACAAGTAGGATTTGTTACAGATTCACTTCTTCTGTCATTTAAGAAGTCTGAGACACTAAGATCTGAACTTTCTGAAAATCCACTAGACATTCGTTCCTCTATATTTTCTTTAGCATCCTCAGAATTATCTGTTTTCTGAAGTTTTAAAGGAGGTTCTCCATTTACGTAAGTGCTACAAACAGGAGTGTCGACTTTTTTCAAAGCATCGTTATTAATCTTGTACAAACCAGGATTCAATCCTAGAACATCACAAAGTGATTCTTCACTTATATCAATTAAATCTTTGTTTAATTCTTCATTACTGTTTGCAATTGTTAGTATAGTTGCAGCCTTTTCACGTATTTTACCCATTAGTAATTTTAATTCGTCCAAGAAATTCCTCACATTATTCTCagattttagtattaataaatcaaataatgattGTGCGTTAAGTACTGGTTTTGCAgcaattttgattatttcaagATCTTCACACACAGAAATTGCTTCTCTCAATTTTATTTGTCGTCTTTCTGATTTAGCTTCCGGTGTGACATAAGCCCACGGACCACGCTTTTTTCCTTTACGCTTCAAGGGATCTTGGCCCCCATTTTGTTTCAATTCAGGTTCAGGCGTTGGAGGAGGTAGTTGTTCAGGACTTCCATGATCAGGATGCATTTCAAAATGCCTTGCCATTCGTGTGCGtcctaaatatattttattacatgtaGGGCATCTAAAGTGAtctgatatttttctttttggtaCTTCTAATCCTGTTAACAATTCCTTAGGTGATTCTTCTTCTTCAAGTTTgtcattatttgtattataatcaCTATAACCACCATCTGAATCATCTAAGTCGGGTTGTAAAAAATCTAAATgatgtaaatgtttataatctCGCACCATGTGTCGAGGTGGTCTAGATAGTCTTCCAGACCGTGTCCTTGCCACAACTTTCTTCCTTTCATCCTATAgaatatattggaatattagTACAATGTATTTGcaatttagtaaaaatataaattcaatctaCCTTTAGTTCCTCTTGTTCTTCATCAGGTATTAATGATGGTTTAGGAGGAAGCAAAGAAGGTCTAATAGCACTCTTTTTTGGTCTACCCCTTTTTCCCCCacgattttttattaaatttcctgGATTTCTGATTCGCAAATCAAGTTCTTCAGGAAATACAACCCTAAATTTATATGTGGATTGTTTAACTGTAGCATTTAATAACAGATAATAAACACGTATaatatacaaacctatatacaactctttCATTTGAAGCAGTAGTTTCTTGACTACGTTGTTGCAAGACATGAGCAATTTGTTTCAATTGTGTGGGTGTCAAGCGTTGCATACTAAAATAGATATGAACAtcatacaaatgaaaaaaatactaAAACCATTATAAATAGATAATTTCACTTACCTATGAAATGTTTGGCCTTGTTGAActatttgtattggattttcactaGAACCCAATGGTTTAGTTACATCTGTAGAATCACTTACTACTGACATAGGCTTAATGGGAGTActtttaacttttttatttacttttaaatttgtACCGTTTACAACAAGATTAAGTTTTTGCTTAACAGCTTCATTTTGTGTTGATTTGGCAGGTTCGAATATACCACTTTGTTGTGTTACAGGTGATTTTTGTAAagcattttgtaaattattagaaatattgacaATGTTTTGAGCGGAGATAGTTACATTCTGTTTAGTTGAGTTATTTAGTGCAATTTTTGCTTGAGGTTTCAAGATGGATATAGGCGTTGAAGAAATTTGAGTTGGTTTTAAGATAGATGTTGAACTTGTTGTTGTTGCTTTTAAATCTTGAGTCTTCATAATAGATGCAGCTCTGAGAACCACTGGTGTATTAGAATTAATAGTAGTTTTTGGTACTCCAGTTGTTACTGTTGTTTTCTTACCAATTGTACCTTTTGTTTTAAGTAACTGAGATGAAATTTGTactgattttaataattgtgcAGGGATAGTTGTTGCTACACCTGTACCATTTATAAGTTGATTAGATTTCGGAAGCACGGTAGATGCACCTTTTAGCACCGGagttaaaaattgttgaacatTGCTCCTTTGAAGAGGCTGTGATGTTTTCACAATGGGCGATAAACGTATTTGTGAAGTAACAAGATTCTGTGTTCCTCCAGAGGCAGTGCTTACTAACGCATTAGAAATATGGGATGCAGTAACAGATTGATTCTGTATTTCACAAGCACCAGTTATAATCTGAGAAGTATTTAACAGCTGTGCTGATATTCCGGTGGTATTTAATAACTGAGCTGTGATAGGTGTAGCTTTTATTATTTGTGAtggtaaattattcaatattgtaGCTTTCGACAACAGCACGGAATTAGGACTTGAAGCAGTACCAAGCGAATGTAATGTATTAATTTGATTCACAGTAGCATTAGTAAGTTTATTTGAACCTTGAAGTAATCTAATATTTTTAGTTggctttaatatagtttgtgCAGGCTTTATAATAAATTGTGATGATGGCAAAATAACAGGTAGCTTTTGTAAGATTTGCGCTTGAGAACTAGGTATTGTGTTAAGTGGATTTTGTGCTACATTATCGTCAATTGTATATTGCACAtcattttcatgaatattcttaACATGCCCAACTTCTGTTTTTATTGTGTGTACTTTAGAAtgttccaaaactattgtctgtgTACCTGAGTTTTGTTGAAGCATATTATTTTGATGTTCAAGTATTTGTTGAGATTCATGATTCTGATTACTTAAATTTACTTCATTCAACGATAAATCATTTTCGACTACTTGGTTTTCAAGGTGTTCATTTTCAGAAAGTTTTTGCATATGCCACTCTTGGAAATCAATACATTCTGTTTTAATCAAATCATTATCATTAGATTTTTGTACTTCTTCAGGTTGATAACTTAATTGATCAATCGTTATAGAATCTTGAGAATGTAACTGTGCTTGGTCCTGTAAGTTAATGTTATCATCCGTAGGAACACTTTCTTGCGTGTTTGAACCAGCATTATCTTGATCCTGTTGGTACATAACCTCTTCATTCGAATTTACCTCGAAGGTTAGACCTAAGGCCGCTGCTTGTTCTGGAGTCAAGTGAATAGTTTCAGACTCATTATCATCATTTTGTAAAAACGCAACAAATTCGTTGTCGTGATCATCATCATCAACAACTTGTTGGAACGCTTGTTGAAGAAGATCGGAAGCACCAGTGGAGGATGCATCGTTTGTAAACACTGTGGAATTCGAAATTTCTGCCATATCCCTACCTTTTATAGATTAGTAGATTATGAAatgtaattatagaataatagcAATCACTTTCATGTTTTACCAtaacattttatacaattacGTTCTCGCAAAATCACTTTACGATATGCGTTTACTCCATTTCGCTGTACACGTTTTTCGCGCAAACAGAAACACAGGAGGGACATGAAGTTCGCTACAGATACGTTCAAGAAAATGGCGACAGCgccattataatttaatcgtaTAGTTGGTAGTTCACATTTATGTCTATTTTCATCGTATCCTTCACTCAATATCACAATTGAGTGTATGTTAGTGATTACATGACAAAACATTGGATCTCATTATATTACTTCGTGTGTTTAATCTTTGTcgattaaacatatttttatattaaaataaaatttattatacatttaacaatcaataaatatttcattgaagaaGAAAGTActtaatactattttattctattataaaaaaatgtaaatttcgttTACAATTGTGTATTTGGAAAGCTTGAATCATAgaaagtgaatatttatttttatgtgtcAATTTAGTCATATTTTAGTATAATCGTCGTTCACATTGATATTGTGTCAAATAACTCGTGCATCATTTATTGCAATTCCAGTGATGAAAAACGAATACATTTTTAGTTTATGTTAATttgtaattactattaatatattcattcttGAATGTGCATTATACTGTAATATTGAGAAACTTTATGGATATATAGTCTACTTTATAACATATAGTGCAAATAAATAAAGCATTTTAAACAATACGAATATGGTAAGTGGTTGATGACTCAAATCACTGTACTGATAATAATTGGTCATGTCATATgctgataaattattttcaactgaTTAATGTAATATTCTTGTACTTtgctaataattaaaataaatttctttaatagaaattatttggtaatattatttgtctgcattaatattacttatgttattatttttatatataaaaaactattagtAACACTTATTTAATAGTTActgttatattaaaatgtataattatataacagtaaaaaagaatatttattattgtaggatgaaGATGACGATCAATATCAAGAAGTTCGTGATGTAGGTGCGTTTCCTCAAGATTTTGGATATGCACGATTCGATGGAGAAACAGAAGGATCTATGGATCCTTTACCTGGGGAACAAAAACCAAGAATACTTCTAATGGGTCTCAGAAGGTACTCACTTAAATGatttataacttttttatttattgattttactaattatataacattaatgtCTGTTCTAGGAGTGGAAAATCATCAATACAGAAAGTAGTTTTTCATAAGATGTCTCCAAATGAAACGTTATTCTTGGAAAGCACAAATAAGATTATTAAAGATGATATAAGTAACTCCAGTTTCGTACAATTTCAAATTTGGGATTTTCCAGGACAAATTGACTTCTTTGATCCTACTTTTGACAGTGATATGATATTTGGTGGTTGTGGAGCATTAGTTTTTGTTATTGATGCTCAAGACGATTATATGGAAGCACTTAATAAACTTCACTTGACAGTTACAAAAGCGTATAAAGTTAACCAAGCAATCAGATTCGAAGTATTCATACATAAAGTAGATGGTTTAACTGATGATTGTAAAATGGAAACACAAAGAGACATACATACTAGAGCAAATGATGACCTTGCAGATTctggtaaataaaaaaaaacgaaattcgtttctgtattattaaggtatataaatatatgtatttcagGATGTGATCAGATACATTTAAGCTTCCACTTAACATCCATATATGATCATAGTATTTTTGAGGCATTTAGCAAAGTTGTTCAAAAATTAATACCACAATTACCAGCCTTAGAAAATTTACTTAATATACTTATATCGGTAAGAAAAAGCATAAATTATACATGGTTGAATTTTTCACGATATAAATTACGATTTGTTTTGCAGCATTCTGCAATTGAAAAAGCATTTTTATTTGATGTAGTATCTAAAATTTATATTGCAACTGATAGTTCTCCTGTAGATATGCAAAGTTATGAATTGTGTTGTGATATGATTGATGTTGTTATCGATGTATCCTGCATATATGGGTAGGTCGCCTAAACatccttttatatttttaaatacatttttattgtatatttacatatatgcaTTGCAAAATAGTTTCTAATTTTTTGCCTTGTATAAAAGcattgttatatattaattttagtttgaGAGAAGATTTAGAAGCTGCAGCATTTGACAGTCAAAGTTCCAGTCTGATCAAATTAAATAAtggaacaattttatatttgcgAGAAGTTAATAAATTCTTGGCCCTAGTTTGCATCTTGCGGGAAGACAATTTTGATAGACAAGGTAATGTAGCTATTCAGGAACATCTGTGAATACCTACATACGATATACTACAACATGTTCTatacttataattttcttttgctttATCAATAGGTGTAATCGATTATAACTTCCTCTGTTTTCGTAAAGCCATTCAACAAGTGTTTGAACTACGCAATAAGGCTTTAGCATCTACAAATGTTAATAATCATTCGACTCCACCTGTTAACTCGAATGAAACTTCAAATGCTCCTACAGTATCACAAACTGGAACCATAGGACAAAATGGTACTGTTGTAATTGCACAGAGTTAActtctgtatataatatttaaaatttttgcaatAGAAAGTCAGGGTTCTTtcatatacatttttttcactttctttttacATACTAGTAATAATGTATTACACAGTCATATTACCATAacttaatttcataaatacttaGTTAACacaatgttattattttattactacttataagttttttttaataaaactatgttaaagaacataaatgtatatatggCACTATAATTATGTTgctatttataaaagtaaaaattaatacaattattaattaatttttgtcaaATATTATTGTCTTTTCCTTTAATTTCATAAGGTTGATTATCCTGTATATTATTGATATCGCCAATAACATCTTCCATTTTATGGAATAAAATGTAAGGAGATAAACTGAATGTAACAATACTCTCTTCTAATTGATACCAACGTATATATGAAAATGTTTGTTCATATTCatttaaagtaatttcatttggtAAAGAATAATCGGAacttaaactgaaaaattcaaattttaaatatttacaacaataataatttaaaaatattttccatgaaacgattaaatgtaaatactttTACTGAAATCATATGAGAATTAATTTTAGAATCAAGGTTCTTTACCTGTTTCTACACCAATCTGCCTTGTGTATTACTTTT belongs to Nomia melanderi isolate GNS246 chromosome 12, iyNomMela1, whole genome shotgun sequence and includes:
- the LOC116426151 gene encoding cyclin-dependent kinase 2-interacting protein-like; the encoded protein is MNTEQFSPVNEIQSKKPMQGKNLVGAARHIRDLAADIHASIQQWNATHLQGITLLKDITREKQNSSYSQLLQELCDKLESICNTLDSVVKNFIQIAHQIKLTTSLEKDTDKLFTTWPITKFGQIAEVIHTMYSEEAKMKRKVFEDIAHQYTESLKMLYLATWVHQPLLPESLIICLESLLIETGHR
- the LOC116426147 gene encoding uncharacterized protein LOC116426147, which translates into the protein MAEISNSTVFTNDASSTGASDLLQQAFQQVVDDDDHDNEFVAFLQNDDNESETIHLTPEQAAALGLTFEVNSNEEVMYQQDQDNAGSNTQESVPTDDNINLQDQAQLHSQDSITIDQLSYQPEEVQKSNDNDLIKTECIDFQEWHMQKLSENEHLENQVVENDLSLNEVNLSNQNHESQQILEHQNNMLQQNSGTQTIVLEHSKVHTIKTEVGHVKNIHENDVQYTIDDNVAQNPLNTIPSSQAQILQKLPVILPSSQFIIKPAQTILKPTKNIRLLQGSNKLTNATVNQINTLHSLGTASSPNSVLLSKATILNNLPSQIIKATPITAQLLNTTGISAQLLNTSQIITGACEIQNQSVTASHISNALVSTASGGTQNLVTSQIRLSPIVKTSQPLQRSNVQQFLTPVLKGASTVLPKSNQLINGTGVATTIPAQLLKSVQISSQLLKTKGTIGKKTTVTTGVPKTTINSNTPVVLRAASIMKTQDLKATTTSSTSILKPTQISSTPISILKPQAKIALNNSTKQNVTISAQNIVNISNNLQNALQKSPVTQQSGIFEPAKSTQNEAVKQKLNLVVNGTNLKVNKKVKSTPIKPMSVVSDSTDVTKPLGSSENPIQIVQQGQTFHSMQRLTPTQLKQIAHVLQQRSQETTASNERVVYRVVFPEELDLRIRNPGNLIKNRGGKRGRPKKSAIRPSLLPPKPSLIPDEEQEELKDERKKVVARTRSGRLSRPPRHMVRDYKHLHHLDFLQPDLDDSDGGYSDYNTNNDKLEEEESPKELLTGLEVPKRKISDHFRCPTCNKIYLGRTRMARHFEMHPDHGSPEQLPPPTPEPELKQNGGQDPLKRKGKKRGPWAYVTPEAKSERRQIKLREAISVCEDLEIIKIAAKPVLNAQSLFDLLILKSENNVRNFLDELKLLMGKIREKAATILTIANSNEELNKDLIDISEESLCDVLGLNPGLYKINNDALKKVDTPVCSTYVNGEPPLKLQKTDNSEDAKENIEERMSSGFSESSDLSVSDFLNDRRSESVTNPTCPEVLSALTLMRRNPSPVNSTENNKSNTVSKLLISNPEIQSQISDTPGFQKVDITSPKVSSYQKAESHKENFTKLGNGLGSTAFCKVEDNFEQSKLEHIEEAFIKLESTEQVFVKLENSPMGAYSKQDTQNFEKIQNGLSNLENGSQNFAKGFQKLVSKIIPITSSDINCAKTQSAPLDTGSCKIMSATSGCKISDSIPILQDTVPIISNNCDTSIFGSAENLDMSKIAQYDHIAHLDILNTSGVIDKNLLIDEKLVEQLHLVDQSNLVDELVSERLKNIMPDNILENNLISNNSNLDTELDFDALSEEFNRNTRS